In a single window of the Raphanus sativus cultivar WK10039 chromosome 9, ASM80110v3, whole genome shotgun sequence genome:
- the LOC108828423 gene encoding probable serine/threonine-protein kinase PBL17: MGICFSAQGQFQFSQNQNSHKKTPSGKKSAVYYQMNTDCKESSSSVGGGKPSPSGLPLAPKNIKDLQSNPGYENVDIFTYEEMKLATKQFRPDFILGEGGFGVVYKGVVDENVRAGYKSTKVAIKELNPEGFQGDREWLAEVNYLGQLSHPNLVKLIGYCCEDDHRLLVYEYMSLGSLEKHLFRRVGCTLTWSKRVKIALHAAKGLAFLHGAERSVIYRDLKTANILLDECYNAKLADFGLAKDGPSGDQTHVSTRVMGTYGYAAPEYVMTGHLTSRSDVYGFGVLLLEMLLGKRAMDKSRPCREHNLVEWARPLLNHNKKLLRIIDPRMDGQYTTKALMKVADLAYQCLSQNPKGRPLMSHVVEVLETLKEDGNGQEEVMANLHSRGKSVTLYEAAPSDSQGTRNVDGERRRRPESGRSKSEADRYVSDLVSDSDPESTKV; encoded by the exons ATGGGGATTTGCTTTAGCGCTCAAGGACAGTTCCAATTCTCTCAAAATCAAAACTCTCACAAGAAGACACCATCAG GGAAAAAATCAGCAGTGTATTATCAAATGAATACGGATTGCAAAGAGTCGTCATCATCGGTTGGTGGTGGGAAACCGAGTCCAAGCGGTTTGCCTTTGGCTCCAAAAAACATCAAAGATCTGCAGTCCAACCCTGGTTACGAGAACGTCGATATCTTCACCTACGAGGAGATGAAGTTAGCCACCAAGCAGTTCAGGCCTGATTTCATTCTCGGCGAGGGTGGTTTCGGCGTCGTCTACAAAGGTGTCGTTGATGAGAACGTGAGGGCTGGTTACAAATCCACCAAAGTTGCTATCAAAGAACTTAATCCAGAGGGGTTTCAGGGCGATCGAGAGTGgctg gcTGAAGTTAACTATTTAGGACAGTTGAGTCACCCCAACTTGGTCAAGCTTATTGGCTACTGCTGTGAAGATGATCACAGGTTATTAGTCTATGAATACATGTCCTTGGGAAGCCTCGAGAAACATCTTTTTCGAA GAGTTGGATGCACTTTGACATGGTCCAAAAGAGTGAAGATCGCTCTACACGCAGCCAAGGGTCTCGCCTTTCTTCATGGTGCTGAACGCTCCGTTATCTATCGAGATCTCAAGACTGCCAACATATTGCTCGACGAG TGTTACAATGCTAAACTCGCTGACTTTGGACTAGCCAAAGATGGTCCCAGCGGAGATCAAACGCATGTGTCAACACGTGTTATGGGCACTTACGGATACGCTGCTCCTGAGTATGTTATGACAG GACATTTGACATCAAGAAGTGATGTTTATGGATTTGGGGTACTTCTCCTTGAGATGCTCCTTGGGAAGAGGGCCATGGACAAAAGCAGACCTTGCCGGGAGCATAACTTGGTTGAGTGGGCAAGACCGCTACTCAACCACAACAAAAAGCTTTTGAGGATCATAGACCCTCGAATGGATGGGCAGTACACCACCAAGGCGTTGATGAAAGTAGCCGATTTGGCGTACCAATGCCTAAGCCAAAACCCGAAAGGAAGGCCCCTCATGAGTCATGTGGTAGAAGTCCTGGAGACTCTCAAGGAGGACGGTAATGGTCAGGAGGAAGTCATGGCTAATCTCCATAGCAGAGGCAAGTCTGTAACTTTATACGAAGCAGCTCCTAGTGATTCCCAAGGCACAAGAAACGTTGATggagagaggaggagaagacCGGAAAGTGGTAGAAGCAAGAGCGAAGCCGACCGATATGTTTCTGATCTTGTTTCAGACTCTGATCCGGAATCTACCAAAGTTTAA
- the LOC108828426 gene encoding uncharacterized protein LOC108828426 isoform X3: MILSHHFSPDNQSIDDESHIDDATECLSETEHLQVADGGEPIEDGSNSCSDSGGKQLVSRDSGIVYGEEEIGSDRESGGGAVAVGCGDESKSRETVWWKMPFVLVNYSAFRIRPVWSLSMAAALVGFLLLGRRLHNTKNKPQRIHLKVAIDYTKVSQVMSQAARLNQAFTEVRRVPVIRPALPAPGAWPVLSLR, encoded by the exons ATGATTCTCTCTCATCATTTCTCTCCCGATAATCAGAGCATCGATGATGAATCTCATATTGATGACGCAACCGAGTGTTTGTCGGAAACAGAACATCTCCAAGTTGCGGATGGTGGAGAACCTATTGAGGATGGGAGCAACTCGTGCTCTGATTCAGGGGGAAAACAACTCGTTTCTAGAGATTCTGGGATTGTTTATGGTGAAGAGGAGATTGGATCTGATAGGGAAAGTGGAGGGGGTGCTGTGGCTGTGGGATGTGGTGATGAGAGCAAAAGCAGAGAGACTGTTTGGTGGAAGATGCCATTTGTGCTTGTCAACTACTCTGCTTTTAGGATTCGTCCTGTCTGGTCTCTCTCCATGGCTGCAGCTCTCGTGGGTTTTCTTCTCTTGGGACGCAGACTCCACAACACTAAAAACAAACCTCAAAGGATTCATCTTAAAGTTGCTATCGACTATACG AAGGTGTCCCAGGTGATGAGTCAGGCAGCTCGACTCAACCAAGCATTCACAGAGGTAAGAAGGGTCCCTGTGATCCGCCCTGCTCTGCCAGCTCCTGGTGCATGGCCAGTTTTGAGCCTTAGATGA
- the LOC108828426 gene encoding uncharacterized protein LOC108828426 isoform X2, giving the protein MEAELLDWELVHGSDTEPTDSIALEKESWSSSVIDDEHLQVADGGEPIEDGSNSCSDSGGKQLVSRDSGIVYGEEEIGSDRESGGGAVAVGCGDESKSRETVWWKMPFVLVNYSAFRIRPVWSLSMAAALVGFLLLGRRLHNTKNKPQRIHLKVAIDYTKVSQVMSQAARLNQAFTEVRRVPVIRPALPAPGAWPVLSLR; this is encoded by the exons ATGGAGGCAGAGTTGCTCGATTGGGAGCTTGTGCATGGCTCCGACACCGAACCAACTGATTCAATCGCATTGGAGAAGGAATCGTGGAGTTCAAGTGTAATCGATGATG AACATCTCCAAGTTGCGGATGGTGGAGAACCTATTGAGGATGGGAGCAACTCGTGCTCTGATTCAGGGGGAAAACAACTCGTTTCTAGAGATTCTGGGATTGTTTATGGTGAAGAGGAGATTGGATCTGATAGGGAAAGTGGAGGGGGTGCTGTGGCTGTGGGATGTGGTGATGAGAGCAAAAGCAGAGAGACTGTTTGGTGGAAGATGCCATTTGTGCTTGTCAACTACTCTGCTTTTAGGATTCGTCCTGTCTGGTCTCTCTCCATGGCTGCAGCTCTCGTGGGTTTTCTTCTCTTGGGACGCAGACTCCACAACACTAAAAACAAACCTCAAAGGATTCATCTTAAAGTTGCTATCGACTATACG AAGGTGTCCCAGGTGATGAGTCAGGCAGCTCGACTCAACCAAGCATTCACAGAGGTAAGAAGGGTCCCTGTGATCCGCCCTGCTCTGCCAGCTCCTGGTGCATGGCCAGTTTTGAGCCTTAGATGA
- the LOC108828426 gene encoding uncharacterized protein LOC108828426 isoform X1, with the protein MEAELLDWELVHGSDTEPTDSIALEKESWSSSVIDDGMILSHHFSPDNQSIDDESHIDDATECLSETEHLQVADGGEPIEDGSNSCSDSGGKQLVSRDSGIVYGEEEIGSDRESGGGAVAVGCGDESKSRETVWWKMPFVLVNYSAFRIRPVWSLSMAAALVGFLLLGRRLHNTKNKPQRIHLKVAIDYTKVSQVMSQAARLNQAFTEVRRVPVIRPALPAPGAWPVLSLR; encoded by the exons ATGGAGGCAGAGTTGCTCGATTGGGAGCTTGTGCATGGCTCCGACACCGAACCAACTGATTCAATCGCATTGGAGAAGGAATCGTGGAGTTCAAGTGTAATCGATGATGGTATGATTCTCTCTCATCATTTCTCTCCCGATAATCAGAGCATCGATGATGAATCTCATATTGATGACGCAACCGAGTGTTTGTCGGAAACAGAACATCTCCAAGTTGCGGATGGTGGAGAACCTATTGAGGATGGGAGCAACTCGTGCTCTGATTCAGGGGGAAAACAACTCGTTTCTAGAGATTCTGGGATTGTTTATGGTGAAGAGGAGATTGGATCTGATAGGGAAAGTGGAGGGGGTGCTGTGGCTGTGGGATGTGGTGATGAGAGCAAAAGCAGAGAGACTGTTTGGTGGAAGATGCCATTTGTGCTTGTCAACTACTCTGCTTTTAGGATTCGTCCTGTCTGGTCTCTCTCCATGGCTGCAGCTCTCGTGGGTTTTCTTCTCTTGGGACGCAGACTCCACAACACTAAAAACAAACCTCAAAGGATTCATCTTAAAGTTGCTATCGACTATACG AAGGTGTCCCAGGTGATGAGTCAGGCAGCTCGACTCAACCAAGCATTCACAGAGGTAAGAAGGGTCCCTGTGATCCGCCCTGCTCTGCCAGCTCCTGGTGCATGGCCAGTTTTGAGCCTTAGATGA
- the LOC108828424 gene encoding elongator complex protein 6: protein MDRSVNLLDVALGFGEHQVSDQSPLSGKVVVIEDCVETSGSFVLHQIMKRLLSPPSSSHSLIFLAFARPFSHYDRILRKLGCNLAAQKANNRLVFVDMLMMKCSDGEEDNVSAVAKLFREIQATVRKLRSVTDTNITVMVDDMSLLEISATNSHHVLDFLHYCHTLTSDSNCSLVILNHEDIYLSLERPAYLLQMVCLADVVIKAEPLASGLANDVHGQLTVLNKGISSNSRNKLQNFQFRIKENGIEYFYPGSRT from the exons ATGGATAGATCTGTGAACCTGCTGGATGTAGCCTTAGGGTTTGGTGAGCACCAGGTATCTGATCAATCGCCACTAAGTGGGAAGGTAGTGGTGATAGAAGACTGTGTGGAGACGAGTGGTTCGTTCGTCCTTCACCAGATCATGAAGCGTCTTCTCTCCCCTCCTTCCTCCTCTCATTCCCTCATCTTTCTCGCCTTTGCTCGCCCTTTCTCTCATTACGATCGTATCCTCCGTAAACTG GGATGCAATCTAGCCGCTCAAAAGGCAAACAATCGGTTGGTTTTCGTCGACATGCTCATGATGAAATGCTCTG ATGGTGAAGAAGACAATGTGAGTGCAGTTGCAAAACTATTTCGGGAGATACAAGCAACGGTTAGAAAGTTACGCAGCGTGACTGATACCAACATTACTGTTATGGTCGATGACATGTCTCTCCTCGAAATTTCTGCCACCAATTCACATCACGTCTTGGACTTCCTTCATTACTGCCACACCTTAACTTCTGATAGC AATTGTTCGCTGGTCATTCTCAATCATGAAGACATTTACTTGAGCTTGGAGAGACCTGCGTATTTGCTGCAGATGGTATGCCTTGCGGATGTTGTCATTAAAGCAGAGCCTTTAGCCTCTGGTTTAGCTAATGACGTTCATGGCCAA CTTACAGTTCTGAACAAGGGGATAAGCAGCAATTCGAGGAACAAGTTGCAGAATTTTCAATTCAGGATCAAGGAAAATGGCATCGAGTATTTCTACCCTGGTTCTAGAACCTGA